The window GCCTTTTTGCATTGTAGCTTTCCTGGTTAGCCAGTGTCCTGATACTTCTACTTGTTTTCTTGAGAATTAGGATGGGCTTTTCTTGTGCATGGAGGCTGCTGTCCTCAGAGGCCTGCAAGCTTCCCTGAGCTCCTTTGCACTTCAGAGCTGCCTCCCATGGGATCCCACCTACCACTTTTCTGAATAAACCAAAGTGTGCTCACCTGAAGTCCATGGTCTGTACTGCTACTTTCCTTCCTCACCCCCTTTAGGATCTTGAACCCCACTACTTCATAGTCAGTACAGCCAAGGCTGCCATTGATTAGACATCCCTAAGCAGCTCTTCTTTACCAGTGAACAGCTGACCTAGCTGTGTGTCACTCGCATTGGCCCATTCAGTACTTGTATCAGAAAGTTCTCCCTGACACCCTCCAGGAATCTTGTTGACTGCTTGTACCTGCTGTGTTGCCCCTCCAGCAGATGTCATGAACATTGAAGTCCTATACAAGAAACAGGGTCTGTGATCCAGAGGCTTCCTTGATTTGCTTCAAGAAGAAGATTTCACCACCTCCCTCACCCTGATTGTGGTGCTCTGCAACACAGTCCTGTCACTATGTCACCCCATGTCCCTGGCTTTGTGACTGGTGGCTTTGTGACTGCACAGGGATCTCTAGTTCCTCCTGTGTGTTTCCCAGGCTGCATTTGTGCATGTGCACCCAAGGCAGGTGTCTGTTTGCCACATTTTATCACTCCCGAGGTCTCTTCTGTTCCTGTTGCCCTACAACTTTTGCTTTAATTACTCCTTACAATATATTTCCCTTCGTTCCCCAAGACAGGATCAGAGcactgcccctctcctccccacatcTTGTCTGCCCTCCTCTCCTTGTTTCTTGCCCTATGCCTTCTCAAGCACCCAGCATTATGGCTGCGGTCCGAAAAGCCAGTCACAGGGTGTGCCGTGGTGTTACGGAACCAGTGAGCTGCCGGCATGAGTCACAGCCATGGCCTGCCAACCTCTGTGCATGCTtaccaaaacaaatgaaattgtGATGAGGAAGGGATATGCCTTCTCACATCTGTAAAGGGCTAAGGGTTTAGCACTCTGTGGAGTGGAAGCTTACCTGGAATTACTTGGAAAGTGGAGGATTAGATGGGCCATGCTTATAAAGTCCTCCGAAGTCCCAGGTGTTCGGTTTGTTGTGCCCAGGGCTAGACTTGCTTCTGATTAGGATGAGCTGAAAAGGTATTGGTGACACTTCTGCTgtgtataactgaattttaaatgccCTGTAAACAGCAGCATTAAGAAATATACATCTGTTCTTAACTGTAAAATTTACTAAGTCGTATAGCAGCAAGTGCAACAGTGCCTACATTTTACTATAAGAGAAACAGAATTGTAATAAGTTAAATCCTGTTGACCACTGGGGAAGTGAAAATGAGACCTGGTTTTAGCTTCAGCAGAATTCAATGTGTAAAAATGCTTATACAATGCTAATATGCAAACTGCTTGACTGTGAAAAGAGTTGTTTTCAGACTAACTTTTCTGACCTCAGTAGATAAGGATCAGCGTTCAGGAGAGAAagagataatttattttaaagtgtgcACTTACTGCTGCTTATGAGGTGTCTTTTTCATAGATTTTGTTTTCAGGCCAAAAGGAGCATTCAGATTAAGGAACATTAGAGACTCCAGGCCTTTAAGTCTTGTGTTCCATTATTTtgatattgtgatttttttttttgatgtgtcAATATTCAGCCCTGCCTGCTAATAGACTTGTCTCAGCCTTTTGGATAACTCTGCCAGATGCAACTTTCTTCCCAGACTGAACTGACCTGGATACacaacatgcacaacagcactgctgaaacTCCGCATACGGCTGGAACGGGTAATGAGACTTTGTCCACACAGTCACCGAGCTCCGAGTTTTCACTGGGcgtgctggtgctgctggctttCCTCATGGTGTTGCTAGCTCTGGTCACCATCCTTGGAAACATCCTGGTGATCCTTGCTTTCATCATGGACAGAAACCTCAGGCATCGGAGTAACTATTTCTTTCTCAATCTTGCTATTTCTGACTTTGCAGTGGGTAAGTCACAACTGTGGAGGCATGTACTATTTGTTTCCTAGGAATCTTAGGAGAAGCCATGGGGTTTATTTTCTGGGTGGTTTTCTTCTAAGAGAACTGTTTCCCAGCTGTGTGTCTAGGGGAAGGGTAAGGAATGGTAGAAGCTGCGTGAAGTGTTTTAGCAGCCTATTATGGCTCCAAATACGTTATAATGAGAAATGCATCCTTTTTCATATAAATACTTTTAATGTTGCTTCAGGAAAAAGGAGCAACTATTGTATGTGAATACCAATTGAAGGAAAGAGGTTTGCTACAGTTTATGGTTTACCTTTGCTCCTGTAAGATTGTTCATCACACACTTCAGAACATCCTTATATTTGACAGTGTAACTGTTTTCTTATACAGCCATCTGTGTTACATACAGGTAAATTAATTACTTCTCTACCTAGTTCTAATGGCTTCTGAGTGTATTCTACAACAAAACACTTTACTACTATGACTTTTTACTGGCTTCCACTTAATGTGGGCTATAGATCAAATGGATTGTTTGatgccagcagcagcctcctggcaTCTCCCATCTTTTTCTTACCAGTCCCCTCTTCCCATAGTGTCATTGCAGAAGTCTAGGAGAGTTGGCCCCTGGAGGTGCCATGGATCGAGTCCTGGTGGGTGATGCTGGGCGAGGAGGTGGGGGGGATGAATGCCTTGTGCAACACTCCTTCGGGGTTCATGCCAGGGAAACAGCCCATGCAGCAGAGAAAGCCTCACAAAACCACGGTCCTGTGGCAGATGTTCCAGCAAATATCTTGACTTGAGGCTAGCAAGGAGGTATTTCTGCAGACAAGTTCTTTCTCTTCAGGACAGAGACCAGTATTCACTGAATGACGAGGAGGGAAATAGCACTCATTTACCTACTCCACTTCTAGCTGTGCACTTCCTGTACACCTAACTGCTGTTGCTTTGTCAGCGCTGTGTAGTGAAGTGTATTAGTTTAGCCTTTAAGAATGTCCTTCATTCAAGCCATTTATAACCTGTGGTGCCTAATTCTGGGGCTCACCCCATGGGACGGAACCCAAACAACGCATGTGCTAGAGCCTTTGCTTCTTGCTCCAGGCAGACAATTTGCTAGAGCTGCCATTTCCTTGCTCAGGTCTTCTGCAAAAGAATGTCTCTCCTCGTATCTTACAGTTTAGTCAAGAGATTTAACTATCTACCTTCTACATCAGTTCTTGTTTGTGGCTGGTGCCTCATAGAGTTAAATCAGCCAAGAGGAAATGATTAGTATCAGTATTATATTGGCCTATAGACCATGTAAATCTAAGACTTTGTCTCTGCGATCAGTcagaaaatgctttattttctgaagctgctgtggtatttttttaattccttacaAGTCTTGACTCTTTCCAGGCATGGAAATTACTAATTAGTAAAAGTGAGaatagtttaaaatataaatgcttaAAACCTGGTTCTTGCATCTGTATTTATATCTATAGCTAAAAGCAGTCATTACTTTTTGACATGGTGCCACACATTGATACCATTGAAGCTGATGAGAGCAGGAGCTGTCATCAGCAACTAtgaaaaatgagtattttgtaCAAAAGTGATGCTGCTTGTATTTAAGGTATATGTTAAAACAAGCCATCAGTATTGAAAGCGATGTACGCATTTCCCTGTTGATAACAGTCTGCCAGCTCACTGCCCAGAGGTTTATTGTTAGTGGGCCACATTAGCCTGGATGTGGTCAGTAACTTCTAAGATCTTGATGGACATATTAAGAAAAGAATAATCTGAAGATTTTAAAATGGATCTTGAAGCTGCATATAGTTTTCTCTTTGTCTCTGGtaaatcagcattttcaggaATGTAGCATCAGATATTGCACCATACTTTTGAAAGAATTTTAGTGGTAAAATGAAGAAGTTGCTGgcttaaaaataaaccacaaacaGAACTTTCTTATAAAAGTACTTCACTGGAAGGCCTTTTGGACAAAAAACAAATGTAGCAACCAAAAAATAGTTCCGGAGTAAATGCCAGCTGGAGAACCAGCATGAGATTAAAACACCCCTTAAAAATGGGAGAGGGTTTCATACCTCTGCTGAGTCTGCTCTATCTCTGCTAGAAGAGGTTTCCAGACACCACGCAGACTGTCCAATATATTGTCTTTAGCTTACAAATGCTAACCAATCTTACAATAATAACTGACATTAGCAACATCTGTAGATGTGTTTTGGGGAAAACTCTAACACAGATAAAAGATGAGAGGATATACAATGATGAGGTTACATGTCAGAGCACAACCACAGTGCATATATGCTGCAGCACTGATTATATGCCTTTTGAGACTCTAAGTTGGTTAGActgcagttttcttcttcagcagatCCTTCTTTGCTGATTTGCCTTGAGCTTATTCCCAACAATCAGTATACATACTCTAAGATCTAATACATAGGAATTCACCATCAGATTTCATGAGAATGTAAGAATTTCTGTATATAAATTACATATTCACCTTAatagatttatcttttttttagcCAAATACCAGAATAGTGTCTCCCTCTGCTTCTAGGAGTACCATTTGCAATCTATATGAACTGCATGTTGTCTCTGTGATTGCTTTCCATAGGTGCGTTCTGCATGCCTCTCTACATCCCTTACAGCCTGACAGGGAAATGGTACTTGGGAAGAGGCGTCTGCAAGCTCTGGCTAGTTATGGACTATCTCCTGTGCACAGCTTCAGTATTTAATATTGTTCTTATCAGCTATGACCGCTTCCTGTCAGTTACTAAAGCTGTAAGTACCCTGTTTATAGCTTCTCTGATTTTGTCGCAAGACCATTGGAGGATTATATTCACCAACCTTTGCCATGTTGGTGAGTATAAGCCCAAATTTAATTGCAATAATAGCCCTCAAAAATGTGTTAGCATGTGGAGGTTATTAGATATTTGCAGCTAGGTGTGGTGAATACTCTGCATTGAGCATGCTCCAGCCCAGAGCTGGTCAAACAAGACTTTTCTCACAATATCTGTTGCAGGTTGCTGTTGTGCTACTGCTTGAGGGAAAGCAGGCTGAGGGGTGAAAAGGGTAAGGCAGAAGGCTGGTAAAAAGGgggcaaggaaagaagaaattcaaagtAAACTGGATTTGGCTTTGGACATAAAATCGAGCAtgggaggaaaaggcagtgagGCTAGGGCAGTGAAGGATATCGGGGAGGATGTCTAGACCTGAGACGTGGTCCCAAATGATCCTGGAGAAGATTGGGAGCAAGAGCAAAGAGGGCAGAGAGTGGGACAAGGTGCAGACTGCAGCGACTGCCTGTGGGCATGCGGCAATAGACTCCTCTTGGTGCCTGGAGGAGAACCCCAAACTTCAGACGCACTCTGTGtctctgctttctgcaaagcATCCTACACACTTTATGTGTGCTTTATGTCTTGGTTCATGCTAAGGATGGAGATCAGCATTTCTCACTAGCAATGCTGTTAGCTCAGGTGGCAGGGAAATGTCAGGGAGAACTAAAGTTTCCAGCTCTTTGGTGATGTATGAGAATGTCAACATAATGTCATATGAtagaatttcagttttatttttgttaattataattaatttaacttattaTAATTgcctttttattatattttattatgtaatgttattttattgtattttaagaaaaaaatcccgGAAATCAAAcaccaaaacattttgcatttaagaAACATTACACTGGAAAGCCAAAGACTCAGCATTTACAAAGTGCAAAATTCAGAGCACCTGCACAAATGTAATTAAGACCTATAGGCATTTGTATGATAGTCTTTAATGACAtaaattcaaactttttttttcaattgaatGTCTAAGCTCCCAGAATTACACATTCACCCTGTCATCCTGTGAAAGGGATGGAGCAGGATGTGAGCTACAATATTTCAGTCTGTTCTGCAACTTATAGTGGAAAATATGTACTGGCCACGGAGTGGGGGGATAAGGAAGAAAGGGATGGCTTTGTGGTTTCATCAGCTAAAGCTGAAATCTATTCCCACATCTTCATGAATTGTGCAATAAACAATTTTCTCAAAGGTGGGTATTAAATACATGTGCCACATTTTCTGTTGACCACTGTGACGCATAGTCCTATTTGCTTGTAACATGCTGTAAAAAGCAGTGCAGTTGTCAGTGAATGGAAGTCATGCTCTGAagaacaacaacaataaaatgctAATTACTCTGGCACTTCAGACCACAGATGTCTCAAACAAGGCATACCAAATTACTAGGTACTGATGGATGATCATGTGTCATCACCTGGATCAGGACCCTAGCACAGTTACATTAACCTGTAGAAAGACACCCCTATTTATGTCAACATCAATCAATGAATTAAACATACTTGTGTGACGTTCACCTGGTCAGCACAGCTGCAGCTCCAAATTACCAAGCACTCTGCTAAGTTCCTCTCCTGCTACTTCTGTTGGTTCCAAAATGTGTCTTTACAGGTgcgacctttttctttttttccctcacagGTATCTTACAGAGCCCAGCAGGGACTAACGTCTAACCCTGTTGTCAAGATGGTGGCCATCTGGGTCTTTGCCTTCCTCCTCTACTGCCCGGCAATCCTCTTTTGGGAGCATGTGGCCGGACACAGTGTGGTAGCGGCGGATCAGTGCTACGCCGAGTTCTTTGACAACTGGTACTTCCTCCTGTGCGCGTCCACCCTGGAGTTCTTCGTGCCGCTGCTCTCAGTGGCCTACTTCAACATGCACATCTTCCATGACATCCAGAGGCGCCAGCGGCACAGCAGCACGCAGGACTGTGAGCCTCCAAGGAGCAGCAGCCTGTCCTGGAGATTTTGCTTCTTGCCAAGGCCGGGAGCATCTTCTCCTCCATCGGAAGCAGAGGACAGTGTTTCTTCCTCCCCGAGGCCAAAGAAAGAGTCTTTGATAACTGAGAACTTATCTCCATCCAGGGGCAATTCTGTAACCCCAGAAAAtgacttctctgtttctttctgctcAAGGACTGGGTCAAAACTGCAGCAGGACAAGAAAATTGCTAAGTCACTTGCCATAATTGTATGTGCCTTTGCCATTTGCTGGGCCCCATACACTTTGCTAATGATTATTCGTGGGGCCTGCCAAGAAACCTGTGTCCATAACTCCCTGTATGAAATAACCTTTTGGCTTTTGTGGCTCAATTCCTCCCTGAATCCTTTTCTCTACTCTCTCTGTCATGTTAAATTTCGAATGGCTTTCATGAAAATATTATGTCCCAAAAAGTTTGCAACATTGAGATCAGGctttttttagaaggaaaaagaaaaaaaagactcaagAGGAGCTGGATGAGGGATGTAAGTAGCCACAGTTTGAAGTGAAAGTTAGTCTCTACCAGGAGATTAGTCTAGTTAGAAAGCCTAGATAAGCCTTCCATGAAATATGTCCTCCTTCAGACAAATATGCATGCCCAAAGTTTCTGTAATTTTTCCAGCTATTTCAATTGGCTGGTTAAAGGATATTGCCTCTCTCTGGCTTTCCCTAGTAGTCTATCCACATTATCTTCATTCTGGTTGTTGAAAATACTATCTTCAATTGCAGTATAGCTTATATTAGTGTTCATGGGTGTTATtagttaaaaatacaataaaggtGGGTATTTGCCGTATGGTCAATAGTATTCTAAAGTTATTACCTTCTCTATTCTATTTCTTTCGAACAGTTTGTACTGCATCCAGAGCGTTTTTTTCCTTATCATAAAACATCTAGTTATGACTTTTGTTGTCAGGCACATGGCAGGATTACTTCCTTTCACTAAGGATGTCCAGACATCAGGGGAATACAGCAACTACTTTAAAAAACTCGAGTTAAGGTGTTCTCTGCAGAAGGGCATTAATCTGCATACTTGCTcagatgcagcagcagagaaTTTAGGTGTATAAAGCATTTATGTGCATCTCCAGCTATTCTTCAAGAAACAAGCCTTCTACAGCTATAGTTTTGAGAGATCATAGAAAAGAGTAGTATTTGTTCTTACTTCTTGAGGGAGAAATatgctgctgctggcccaggggaGGATGTGCGCAGCAGTCCGAGCGGCTCTAACACTGCATAGCCCGCTCTGGATCATTTTGTGACTCCCAATGAAGCTCTAACCCATACTGTGAGAAATGCTGGTCTTACAAGCCCTGCTCACTTCCAAATATGACATAATGCACAGGGACCAACTCAACTCCACACCTGAGGAAATCCCCATTTTGTTCAGCATGCCAGCAGGCAAGCAATTTGAATAATTGAGAAACAGACTATATGTGAATATTATATCTCATTTGTCCTCTTCTGTACTACTTCTATTTCAGTTACCAGCCCTTTGTTGGAGGTTATGATTAATGGGTATATTTCTTACACACTGTGTAAGGCTGTGTTTGGTTTGCTGCATGAGCCACGAAAATGGCTGACTTTGATGACTACTTATAGTATGTGTGGTGACTTAGAGGAGACAGCATGGAGGTAATCTTCTTTCAATACACAGTTTCCAAACTGTTAAGAGTTATTTAGTTGCACAACTCTGGAATTACTAGGTACTAGATTCCTTACTAAATAAACAGATGTaactctttaaaatacaaatagttTCTTTTCACCATACTGTCAGTAAGTATAAGGCTAGGaaataaatggaagaataaaTACTAAAGAAATGTGAGAGGTAGTGGATGTCCCTTTTACGTTCTGGTTTTATTTAGTGTATATTCATATAGTATATTAGTATATTTTACTTAACACTCTTCTGAATGTTCTCCTTCTGGGATGAACTACCACTTAATCACAGTTACTTCTTTTGCTATGCTATATGATAATTTAAACTCATCTACGTACACAAATTACACATGTATTCAGTAATGTAGGAAGTGTTGTCTCAGACATGAGCTGAGAATGGTAAGAGTTGGTAGACAGTACTTCAaagatctgttttttaaatagagcTTTGCTGAAGATGTTAATCATGGTCTACAACATATGAACTGAAAATAACATAATGCCAAGAATGCATGAAAGAaatacataactttaaaaaaaaaaattaaagggaagaatctcaattttggtatttttaaagttttttaagtGCTAGGAAACACTGACGGGTAGTCAGCTTTTTGGGAATAAACTTGCCCAAGATTCAGGTGTGAAGTGCTGAGGAAGACGAGTCATTCTTAACACCTGCAGGTGAGAACATGAACGTGAGCTCAGTGTCAGGAGAATGATGGTGTgggagactgaaagagttaatgtctcaaacattgtggtagggcaagttctgcataagggCGAACCCTGCATAATAATGAACCCTGCATAGCACCAAACCCCAGGTGAGAAGCCAGTGAGGAGGTCCTGTCGGAGGACgtgcagttccctgttctgacagGCTGCgcggggcagctcaccgtgtATGGCCAGAGGTCAAAGAATGGTCGtacctgcagggagagagaagttactccccaaaccacccccaagcccaccaacccatttcctgaaggttttgGAAGCACAAACCACACATGACagctaattagcctaatgagttcgagtgcctgcctctaaggaggggcaaggagactATAAAAGGGCACAAATTGAAGCCCCACATGTGTGCGCCCACTGAAATGGGACCCCTgagctgactggaccaatgctggacccaggaccggtgaaatctttctcttttttctctctgtctcccccctccccgtaatccccacacctcatccctttagacataaaccgttgaccaagtctgggactaggagtggatccagctgcccctgggctcctctctgaggaggagtctagaaagcaaggggggtctgctctgaaccttgtggctcaatg is drawn from Harpia harpyja isolate bHarHar1 chromosome 5, bHarHar1 primary haplotype, whole genome shotgun sequence and contains these coding sequences:
- the LOC128142468 gene encoding histamine H3 receptor-like, which codes for MQLSSQTELTWIHNMHNSTAETPHTAGTGNETLSTQSPSSEFSLGVLVLLAFLMVLLALVTILGNILVILAFIMDRNLRHRSNYFFLNLAISDFAVGAFCMPLYIPYSLTGKWYLGRGVCKLWLVMDYLLCTASVFNIVLISYDRFLSVTKAVSYRAQQGLTSNPVVKMVAIWVFAFLLYCPAILFWEHVAGHSVVAADQCYAEFFDNWYFLLCASTLEFFVPLLSVAYFNMHIFHDIQRRQRHSSTQDCEPPRSSSLSWRFCFLPRPGASSPPSEAEDSVSSSPRPKKESLITENLSPSRGNSVTPENDFSVSFCSRTGSKLQQDKKIAKSLAIIVCAFAICWAPYTLLMIIRGACQETCVHNSLYEITFWLLWLNSSLNPFLYSLCHVKFRMAFMKILCPKKFATLRSGFF